Proteins from a genomic interval of Cucumis melo cultivar AY chromosome 7, USDA_Cmelo_AY_1.0, whole genome shotgun sequence:
- the LOC103502487 gene encoding pentatricopeptide repeat-containing protein At3g59040 isoform X1 — protein sequence MPQTLILKPVVSAPLPNWSKLQAQTHSISSNVNVRRRLVVTCMGMLTPRKFLQKRKKLEVFKDAADEAEQKKWRRLMNEIEETGSAVSVLRSERIKNEAIPKDLVLGTLVRFKQLKKWNLVSEILEWLRTQSWWNFSEMDFVMLITAYGKLGDFNRAEKVLNLMNKKGYAPNVVSHTALMEAYGRGGRYNNAEAIFRRMQSGGPEPSALTYQIMLKTFVEGSKFKEAEELFDSLLNKEKPVLKPDQKMFHMIIYMFKKAGNYEKARKVFAEMAARGVPQTTVTYNSLMSFETNYKEVSKIYDQMQRAGLKPDVVSYALLISAYGKARREEEALAVFEEMLDAGIRPTHKAYNILLDAFAISGLVEQAKTVFKSMKRDRCNPDICSYTTMLSAYVNASDMEGAETFFRRLKQDGFRPNVVTYGTLIKGYAKINNLEKMIKRYEEMKVNGIRVNQTILTTIMDAYGKNKDFDSAVIWFKEIESCGLRPDQKAKNILLSLAKTAEELEEANQLVGYSSQSSNPQRGGKFSRSIADDEEEEDDELDYGDDVIHHTNQRDEKIILNSIHQRNLEQNLEGLCAKIC from the exons TAAATTGCAAGCACAAACACATTCTATTAGTTCCAATGTTAATGTACGTCGAAGATTGGTGGTTACCTGTATGGGTATGTTGACACCAAGAAAGTTCTTACAGAAAAGGAAGAAGTTGGAAGTATTTAAGGATGCAGCCGACGAGGCAGAGCAGAAGAAATGGAGGAGATTGATGAATGAAATAGAGGAGACAGGGTCTGCTGTTTCTGTACTTAGAAGCGAAAGGATTAAAAATGAGGCTATTCCGAAGGACTTGGTGCTGGGCACTTTGgttaggtttaaacaactaaaAAAATGGAACCTAGTCAGTGAG ATTCTTGAATGGCTCCGGACCCAAAGCTGGTGGAACTTTAGTGAAATGGATTTCGTGATGCTTATTACAGCTTATGGCAAGCTAGGGGACTTCAATCGTGCAGAAAAAGTTCTAAACTTGATGAATAAGAAGGGTTATGCCCCAAATGTTGTCTCTCATACTGCTCTCATGGAAGCATATGGAAGAGGTGGCAGGTATAATAATGCTGAAGCAATCTTTAGAAGGATGCAATCTGGTGGTCCTGAACCTTCTGCACTGACCTATCAAATAATGCTAAAAACTTTTGTTGAG GGATCTAAATTCAAGGAAGCTGAGGAACTCTTTGACTCCCTCTTGAACAAGGAAAAGCCAGTGTTGAAGCCAGACCAAAAGATGTTCCACATGATAATTTACATGTTCAAGAAGGCTGGGAATTATGAAAAGGCTCGCAAAGTATTTGCGGAAATGGCAGCACGTGGAGTTCCACAGACTACAGTTACTTATAATAGTTTGATGTCTTTTGAAACTAACTACAAAGAGGTCTCAAAGATTTATGATCAG ATGCAAAGAGCTGGACTTAAGCCAGATGTTGTCAGCTATGCTTTACTCATAAGTGCTTATGGTAAAGctagaagagaggaagaagcaCTAGCGGTTTTTGAGGAAATGCTTGATGCTGGTATCAG ACCTACTCACAAagcttataatattttgctcgaTGCATTTGCAATCTCTGGACTGGTCGAGCAAGCTAAGACCGTATTCAAGAGTATGAaaagagacag ATGCAATCCAGACATTTGCTCTTATACAACCATGTTATCAGCTTATGTTAATGCATCTGACATGGAGGGAGCTGAAACTTTTTTTAGACGACTGAAACAAGATGGTTTTAGACCCAATGTTGTTACTTATGGTACATTGATCAAAGGATACGCCAaaataaataatcttgaaaagaTGATTAAAAGATATGAAGAAATGAAGGTCAATGGTATACGTGTGAATCAAACGATTTTGACGACAATCATGGATGCATATGGAAAGAACAAAGATTTTGATAGtgctgttatttggttcaaggaAATTGAATCTTGTGGCCTTCGGCCTGATCAAAAAGCGAAAAATATCCTGTTATCTTTGGCAAAAACAGCAGAAGAGCTCGAAGAAGCGAATCAACTAGTCGGGTATTCAAGTCAGAGTAGCAATCCTCAAAGAGGTGGTAAGTTTTCCAGGTCTATTGCGgatgatgaggaagaagaagacgatgaatTAGATTATGGAGATGATGTAATTCATCACACTAACCAAAGAGatgagaaaattattttaaatagcaTTCATCAACGAAACTTGGAGCAAAATTTGGAGGGGTTATGTGCTAAGATTTGCTAA
- the LOC103502487 gene encoding pentatricopeptide repeat-containing protein At3g59040 isoform X2: MNSKISSNAERTRTAIFVQTRAFSDASNSNSEACCFSAFTQLEILEWLRTQSWWNFSEMDFVMLITAYGKLGDFNRAEKVLNLMNKKGYAPNVVSHTALMEAYGRGGRYNNAEAIFRRMQSGGPEPSALTYQIMLKTFVEGSKFKEAEELFDSLLNKEKPVLKPDQKMFHMIIYMFKKAGNYEKARKVFAEMAARGVPQTTVTYNSLMSFETNYKEVSKIYDQMQRAGLKPDVVSYALLISAYGKARREEEALAVFEEMLDAGIRPTHKAYNILLDAFAISGLVEQAKTVFKSMKRDRCNPDICSYTTMLSAYVNASDMEGAETFFRRLKQDGFRPNVVTYGTLIKGYAKINNLEKMIKRYEEMKVNGIRVNQTILTTIMDAYGKNKDFDSAVIWFKEIESCGLRPDQKAKNILLSLAKTAEELEEANQLVGYSSQSSNPQRGGKFSRSIADDEEEEDDELDYGDDVIHHTNQRDEKIILNSIHQRNLEQNLEGLCAKIC; encoded by the exons ATTCTTGAATGGCTCCGGACCCAAAGCTGGTGGAACTTTAGTGAAATGGATTTCGTGATGCTTATTACAGCTTATGGCAAGCTAGGGGACTTCAATCGTGCAGAAAAAGTTCTAAACTTGATGAATAAGAAGGGTTATGCCCCAAATGTTGTCTCTCATACTGCTCTCATGGAAGCATATGGAAGAGGTGGCAGGTATAATAATGCTGAAGCAATCTTTAGAAGGATGCAATCTGGTGGTCCTGAACCTTCTGCACTGACCTATCAAATAATGCTAAAAACTTTTGTTGAG GGATCTAAATTCAAGGAAGCTGAGGAACTCTTTGACTCCCTCTTGAACAAGGAAAAGCCAGTGTTGAAGCCAGACCAAAAGATGTTCCACATGATAATTTACATGTTCAAGAAGGCTGGGAATTATGAAAAGGCTCGCAAAGTATTTGCGGAAATGGCAGCACGTGGAGTTCCACAGACTACAGTTACTTATAATAGTTTGATGTCTTTTGAAACTAACTACAAAGAGGTCTCAAAGATTTATGATCAG ATGCAAAGAGCTGGACTTAAGCCAGATGTTGTCAGCTATGCTTTACTCATAAGTGCTTATGGTAAAGctagaagagaggaagaagcaCTAGCGGTTTTTGAGGAAATGCTTGATGCTGGTATCAG ACCTACTCACAAagcttataatattttgctcgaTGCATTTGCAATCTCTGGACTGGTCGAGCAAGCTAAGACCGTATTCAAGAGTATGAaaagagacag ATGCAATCCAGACATTTGCTCTTATACAACCATGTTATCAGCTTATGTTAATGCATCTGACATGGAGGGAGCTGAAACTTTTTTTAGACGACTGAAACAAGATGGTTTTAGACCCAATGTTGTTACTTATGGTACATTGATCAAAGGATACGCCAaaataaataatcttgaaaagaTGATTAAAAGATATGAAGAAATGAAGGTCAATGGTATACGTGTGAATCAAACGATTTTGACGACAATCATGGATGCATATGGAAAGAACAAAGATTTTGATAGtgctgttatttggttcaaggaAATTGAATCTTGTGGCCTTCGGCCTGATCAAAAAGCGAAAAATATCCTGTTATCTTTGGCAAAAACAGCAGAAGAGCTCGAAGAAGCGAATCAACTAGTCGGGTATTCAAGTCAGAGTAGCAATCCTCAAAGAGGTGGTAAGTTTTCCAGGTCTATTGCGgatgatgaggaagaagaagacgatgaatTAGATTATGGAGATGATGTAATTCATCACACTAACCAAAGAGatgagaaaattattttaaatagcaTTCATCAACGAAACTTGGAGCAAAATTTGGAGGGGTTATGTGCTAAGATTTGCTAA